In a single window of the Papaver somniferum cultivar HN1 chromosome 8, ASM357369v1, whole genome shotgun sequence genome:
- the LOC113305809 gene encoding uncharacterized protein LOC113305809 has translation MDSCTPIKTPVEARIPWEQIDNAELVNQTHYRQLVGSLRYLTATRPDISFGFGLVSRFMEAPSQAHLQAAKRILRYVKGTQADGIFYASSNNSELLGYADTDWAGDHLDRKSTSGFLFLMGFGIISWSSKKQQSCSLYCRS, from the coding sequence ATGGATTCTTGCACTCCTATAAAGACACCGGTAGAAGCTAGAATTCCGTGGGAGCAGATAGATAATGCTGAGTTAGTGAATCAAACACATTATCGCCAACTGGTTGGGAGTCTACGCTACTTAACAGCAACCAGGCCTGATATTTCATTTGGATTTGGTCTAGTTAGTCGATTCATGGAGGCACCTAGTCAAGCTcatttacaagctgcaaaacgGATTCTCCGTTACGTAAAAGGTACACAAGCTGATGGTATTTTTTATGCATCATCTAATAACTCTGAACTGCTTGGATATGCGGACACTGATTGGGCGGGTGATCATTTAGATCGAAAGAGTACTTCTGGTTTCTTGTTTCTTATGGGTTTTGGCATAATCTCTTGGTCATCGAAGAAGCAGCAAAGTTGCTCTCTCTACTGCCGAAGCTGA
- the LOC113305808 gene encoding SKP1-like protein 1A — protein sequence MSTSKTVLITLKSADGEDFVVQEDIALQSVFVQNYIRDKCVVDNTIPIPHISSKVLAKVVEYCKKHAESPLGDDGETEEEGFKTWDAEFVNVDWYTFLEIIFAANYLGIKNLADFVNQTAATMIMTMYDKVKKTFQVIVDIFKMFDKVYNFFRARPSGSILWDNVLFLFKCLAGFIVLLIFIEAFKGFLYISFLSFLFFYYFGRMFFKREIAIVQQGIREVPRSDS from the coding sequence ATGTCGACTTCAAAGACAGTATTAATAACCTTGAAGAGTGCTGATGGAGAAGATTTTGTGGTCCAAGAAGATATTGCTCTTCAATCTGTATTTGTTCAGAATTATATCAGAGACAAATGTGTTGTCGACAACACAATACCAATACCCCACATATCAAGCAAGGTTTTGGCTAAAGTTGTCGAATACTGCAAGAAACATGCTGAAAGTCCTCTGGGGGACGATGGTGAAACCGAGGAAGAAGGATTTAAGACCTGGGATGCTGAATTTGTTAACGTCGACTGGTATACATTTTTAGAAATTATCTTTGCAGCAAACTATCTGGGTATTAAAAATTTAGCGGATTTTGTTAATCAGACAGCTGCGACAATGATCATGACAATGTACGACAAAGTTAAAAAGACATTCCAGGTGATCGTGGATATTTTCAAGATGTTCGATAaagtttataatttttttagAGCAAGACCTTCTGGTAGTATATTATGGGACAACGTATTGTTTCTTTTCAAGTGTTTAGCAGGGTTTATTGTTTTGTTAATTTTCATAGAGGCGTTTAAGGGTTTCTTGTATATCTCCTtcctctcttttcttttcttttattattttgggAGAATGTTTTTTAAAAGGGAAATCGCAATAGTACAACAGGGCATTAGGGAAGTGCCCCGATCTGATTCTTAA